The following is a genomic window from Planctomycetia bacterium.
ATTACATCGCCGTCAGTCGGCGCTGGCTGGCGGACTACCACCTCGACGAAGAAGTCGTCGTCGGTCGCAGTCACTACGACGTATTTCCCAATATTCCGGAACGCTGGCGGGCTATTCACGCGCGCGCGTTGGCCGGTCAGGTTGAGCGCTGCGACAGCGACGTGTGGCGACCAGCGGGCTGGGACGAGGATCAACACTTACGGTGGGAAGTGCGTCCCTGGTACGACGCGGAAGACCGCGTCGGTGGCATCTTGATGTTCAACGAGGACGTCACGGCGCTCAAACGCATCGAGGGATCGCTCCAGACAGCTCTCGAAAAGGCCGAACGGGCCAACCGCACGAAGAGCGAATTCCTCGCGAACATGAGTCACGAGATTCGCACCCCGATGACGGCGATCCTGGGCTACTCCGACCTGCTATTGGACGACCTCGACCTGGCGCAGGACGAAACTCGCCGCTCCGACGCGCTGCGTACGATTCGTCGCAATGGCGAGCATCTGCTGAGCATCATCAACGAGATTCTCGATCTCTCCAAGATCGAAGTCGGGATGATGAAAGTCGAGTCGATCAATTGCTCGCCGCAACAGCTTGTCGACGACCTGCTGTTGATGATGCGCCCTCGCGCCGCGGCGAAGGGGATTGCGCTCGCAGCGTCGTTCGAGGGGCTGTTGCCGCGGCACATTCAATCCGACCCCACGCGGCTGCGGCAGATTCTGGTGAACCTGGTGGGCAACGCCGTCAAATTCACGTCCGCAGGATCGGTGGAACTCGTCACGCGATTCCGGGCAGAGCCCAAGCCGCGTCTGGAATTTGACGTGATCGATACCGGTCCGGGCATTCCGCAGGATCAAATCGAACAACTGTTCTGCCCGTTTACGCAGGGGGACGCCTCGACGACGCGCAAGTATGGAGGCACCGGGCTTGGACTGGCGATCAGCAAGCGGCTCGCCGAATTGCTGGACGGCGACGTCGAAGTCGTCGAATCCGTCGTCGATCACGGTTCGCGCTTCCGGTTAACGGTGTCGCACGGCGTATCTGCCGATACGCCGCTCGTGGCGCCGACTTTGTTGGAGGATCAAGAGGGCGCGAGCGCACCGCGGCGCTCGACGGCCGTCGCGCCGCTAGCAGGGTGCAGAGTGCTGTTGGCCGAAGACGGCGTGGACAATCAACGACTGATCAGCCACCTGCTGCGCCGCGCCGCGGCCAGCGTGGAAGTTGTGGAGAACGGCCAAACGGCCCTGGAAGCGATGCGCATCGAGCAGCGCGAAGGGCGTCGCATCGACATCGTGCTGATGGACATGCAGATGCCGATCCTGGACGGTTACGAGGCGACGAAGCAACTCCGCGCCGAGGGCTACACCGGCGCGATTATTGCGCTGACGGCGCACGCCATGGCGGACGATCGCGGCAAGTGCCTCGCGGCGGGCTGCAGCGAGTATCTCACCAAACCGGTAGATCGCCGCAAGCTGGTAGCGATGTTGTTGCAGTTCTACCAGCAGCCCATTCTGGAACCCGAGGACGCGCAACTGCGGTTTGCGACGACGGCGTCCGGCTGAGTCACTTCAAGCTCAATAGAAACGCCACCAGATCGTCCAGTTCCTCGTCGGACAACAGTTCGTCGAAGCCTTGCGGCATGATCGAAGTCTTGCTCGGCACGCGCTCTTCGACTTCCGCGTGCGGCACTCGCAATAGCTCGCGCTGGGCAGTGCGCAGGTGCATCGCGTCCGCGGTCTCGCGCTCCAGCAATCCGCTGTGCGTCAACCCCGCGGACGTGGTGACGGTGAACAGCGTATCGTAGCCGCGCGCGAGCGTAAGACTCGGATACAAGATGGACTCGCCCAAGTCGCGCCGCGTGCGAATTCTCCCGATCTGCGTCAGATCTGGGCCGATCTGCCCTCCGCGCGTCGCCACGCGATGGCAGGCGGCGCAGCCCGCCTTGGTTCCGAAGAAATGGTCGCGACCGCGCGCGACATCGCCGTGCTCATTGCGCATCTCGTACTGAGCGAGTCTCGCCTGTTGATCGGCGGAGACAACTTCGCGCGCCGCCAGGAGCGCCGCCGCGGACTCGCGCACGTCCGCCGGAA
Proteins encoded in this region:
- a CDS encoding ATP-binding protein, with the translated sequence YIAVSRRWLADYHLDEEVVVGRSHYDVFPNIPERWRAIHARALAGQVERCDSDVWRPAGWDEDQHLRWEVRPWYDAEDRVGGILMFNEDVTALKRIEGSLQTALEKAERANRTKSEFLANMSHEIRTPMTAILGYSDLLLDDLDLAQDETRRSDALRTIRRNGEHLLSIINEILDLSKIEVGMMKVESINCSPQQLVDDLLLMMRPRAAAKGIALAASFEGLLPRHIQSDPTRLRQILVNLVGNAVKFTSAGSVELVTRFRAEPKPRLEFDVIDTGPGIPQDQIEQLFCPFTQGDASTTRKYGGTGLGLAISKRLAELLDGDVEVVESVVDHGSRFRLTVSHGVSADTPLVAPTLLEDQEGASAPRRSTAVAPLAGCRVLLAEDGVDNQRLISHLLRRAAASVEVVENGQTALEAMRIEQREGRRIDIVLMDMQMPILDGYEATKQLRAEGYTGAIIALTAHAMADDRGKCLAAGCSEYLTKPVDRRKLVAMLLQFYQQPILEPEDAQLRFATTASG